Part of the Antennarius striatus isolate MH-2024 chromosome 6, ASM4005453v1, whole genome shotgun sequence genome, gggatcagctctgagccccttcttgttgctatggtgatggacaggctgacagacgaggttagacaggaatctccatggactatgatgtttacagatgacattgtgatctgcagtgagagcagggaacaggtggaggagaagctagagaggtggaggtttgtcctggaaaggagaggaatgaaggttagccgcagtaagacagagtacatgtgtgtgaatgagagggacccaagtggaagagtgaggttacagggagaagagatcaagaaggtggaggatttgaagtacttagggtcaacaatccagagcaatggagagtgtgcaaaagaggtgaagaagcgtgtccaggcaggatggaacgggtggaggaaagtgtcaggtgtgatgtgtgatagaagagtttcagctaaaatgaaaggaaaggtgtacaaatctgtggtgagaccagcgatgttgtttggtctagagacagtgtcactgaggaaaagacaggagacagagctggaggtagcagagatgaagatgctgaggttctctttggaagtgaccaggaaggataggatcaggaatgagtacatcagagggacagcacatgttagaggttctggagataaagtcagagaggccagactgagatggtttggacatgtccagaggagagatagtgaatatattggtagaaggatgctgagttttgaactgccaggcaggaggcctagaggaagaccaaagaggaggtttatggatgtaatgagggaagacatgaaggtagttggtgtgagagaagaggatgcaaagaacagggctagatggaggcaattgatttgctgtggcgacccctgaagggaaaagccgaacggaaaagaagaagaagaagaagaagctgtctGTTTTGtacattataattttaatgtttattttttaacacaGGGTGCAGAAGTGGATCCCAACCTGTGGCCCTCAgaactgacatcacttcctactGTAACACTTATCTTTCAACAGCTTTTAGACCCGATAGAGCTTCTTAAAACTTTGACAGGAATGTGATTTTATGAGGAGAGCAGTGGATATTtgaattatactgtatgtgtattcTAGTTATGATTTCCTCACAATTATTACTGTAAGCTCTACCAAGGATGATGCCAACAATTGCACGATGACATCCCCAAATGATATGATCTGACATAGATCCAATATTCCAGAACTGCTAATACAGAATGCTGAATTTATAGGGCTCATAGAAAATTCACTGCTGTAAGATAACGTAAAATAATGCAGTAGACTTCTACTATATCAAAACTGATGTTCTCAGAGATTACTCATCCagattttggggggaaaaaagcagagggtgaaatattattttttccgAATAACTATAAAACTGattgcatgaagtctggagtggcagagaaatacGTTTGAATAGTACAGGACATTTAAGAGGGCGGCAGAACAATGGtgaagtgtgctgtaggtgtgacagaggagttcaaggtggaggtgggactgcatcagggatcagctctgagcccattcctgtttgcagtggtgatggacaggctgacagatagACTAgaatccccatggaccatgatgtttgtagatgatgCCATGAGCTGTAGCAAAAGCAgcgagcaggtggaggaacatttagaaaggtggtagCAGGTGGAGCAGAAAGGAATGAAGATTAgtcaaagtaaaacagaatatttgtgcaTAATTGGGAGGAGTGCAGAAGGAATAGTGAAGGAGGACTTTAAATTCTTGGAGTGACAAGTTTAGATatgatcagaaatgagttcataaGAGGAACAGTTTACATGGATAACAAGTTAGAGAATAGACTCCAATGGTTTGAAgacatccagaggagagatcgtGAGTTTATCGGTaaaaggatgatgaggatggagctactggacaagagggcaagaggaagaccgtagagaaggaggatggatgtagtgagagaagACATGAGGACAGCTGGTGTTAGAGGAGGATGTTAGGAGATAGGCTGATATGGAAACGATGACAGGATGTGGCGACACCTAACGGGACAAgcctaaaggaaaagaagaattataaaattaataataataaaaagtgaTTTCTAACTCCAGTGACTGAAGAAATAAAACTAACACTGCAGTGTTGCTTTGATGGAGGTTTGAGTTGTCTGGTTATTATTGAtactataaaattaaattactcaATTTTAACATCtcaatttttctgtttctctttttattttcctccagtTTTCTCTTCATGATCTAATAAAAaactttcatctttttcttcaaaTCTGGTGATTTTTTTCCACCCATTTTAGCTTCAGCTTAACAAGTTGCTTCAAAGCAATATAAATTGTGTTATTGTTTAATTacatttctgtgtattttttctgctatgtgacatttttttgataAAAGTGTAGTAGGGCTAAGTAAGACTGTCAGACAAACGCACCTCCGCTGGACAGGAAAACATTTACTCCACTGATCTTTATTTTCACGTTTAACAGATAGTTAATATACAAACATATAAAGTTTTTCAATTACAAAAACCATTTttgcaaaacatgaaaaaataaaactgtcatatttacagtaataaCAAACATCTGTGAAATGTGACAGTTTAATGCTGATCGACATCATGACCTCATCGGTCACAGTGGCTTCAGAATTCCATGTTTTCATTCCTCGTTGAAGCGTTTAAGGCCTTTACTGTATGGCAGAGAGTTGAAGTCTTCGTGTTGTTAAATGATTTCTAACAGAAGATTCTAAATGAACCgttatggaaataaaaaaaccgGTAGCGTTGGTTTGCTGTTGTAGGAGATATGAGGAATGCGACAGTGTGACAACATGGAgtctattttcatgttttcagccCTCGGAGGAGCAACTTCAATTCATGACGCAATTAATAACAGGTAAGTCATACATTTAACACGCCAACGTCATTACAGCCTGATGAAACATTCACAAATATAAGCTTACTTTTCAGAACTTCAGTTATAACCAGTCGTCTTAATTACAGCCAAAATATTatgctgctgaaaaaaaaaaattagaaaaaaaaaaagaaaaacgacaAATAATGCAAATCTAACATCCAATTTTTACTGGATTACTCCTAATCAGTGCCATTTCATTAGTGCAGGAGGTTTTAACGTGAACGGAGTTCGATCTGTTCACATCTGCTCACTGAAcaggtgttggtgtttgtgGTGTGGTTGAACAGCCTCATTTTGAAGGGCAAACACTTTTAAAGCAGAGATGACTTGAGCTTGACCTTGTAAACATTggattatggaaaaaaaatattagcttGAAaattcaagaaaagaaaattaagaccCAATGCCACACAACAACAGGATGATGATGTACACAATCATAATATCTTCACTACAGTCAACCGTTTCACAACAGGGAATATGGAAATTCATTAGGGCATTGTGCTCatcttacttttatttatttttaatcacaaattacatgtaatttagcccccccccccccccccccaaaaaaaaaacatcatcaaaGAATACACACAAAAAGCAAGAACGCAACTGGCACCAAATATTTCCATGGACTGTAATGTTAAGGTGTGAAAACACACGGCTATGgagaacagccttcaggaatgAATACGGCGTTCTCTTCTGAGATCACGGAGGTTATATTCACGAGGATGCTGCTCCACATTGGTCCAGTGTCTGATAGTTCCTACCACACACAGGAGACCATCACAGATcattaaaacaagacaatcCTGAAAGCTCTGGTTCGTTTGAACTGCAGAACTATTAACTGTTTGTGAGCTTGTTTAGCTGCAAGTCTATAGTATTCAGTGGTACCCACAGATATAGCCAACAGGTGAACGGCCCGCCCACCTCCACCTCTAACTGcagaccaatcacagagcagtaaATCAGAACACCCCTGGTGAAGGCAGTTCAGTGCTGTTTTAACAATTACGGttatgatgttttattttaatgaagccAGTTACGGTTGATTCTATCATCAATTCTTAGGTTTTATTAGAATTTCTCTAGTATTAATAATTCTGTTACTTCGTACCGTGTCTTCTAAGTAAAATCAGACtgatatttaaatgtcacaAGGAATTCATTATTCAGTCTCCTGGCAGTCCGAAATGGGATTTCAATGATATCCCTCCACTtcagaaaaatactgtataatctttaaaaataatttatgtccACTGTTACAAAGAACTTCCCAGTAATTGACACAAAAGCTTGTGTAGGACAGAGATAAATAATTACTACAAGCTTCCTGAGGTAGCAGGTGGTGTCCCCTCTGAGGAggaggcaaaaaaacaaaaacaacaacatgatcaTATCTTAataaggttgttgttgttgttgttgttgtttttttgaagaaagAAGTATATTTTACGATAATCTAGAATTCCCATTTCTTACGCTGAGTGTAGGTGGCTGTGTCttcatggttttatttattttacaatccCCGTGGGACAATAAAACAAGCCTTTTTACAAGCCTTTACATTCTCCATCTTCTTTTAGAGAGCCTCTAATGGCACTTAAGGTCAGGTCACTCAAGTCTAAAAGGTCAATCtaagacaaaatgcagcttttaGTTTTATGTTGGCGATGTGTGGAATGAGGCCATGTGCTCACATCCTTTATGCATGTTCAGTTATGGTACCAAAATCTCAACCTTGATGTGTTAACATacagtaatgtgtgtgttcatgaattTAATTCTTCTTCTATCCCATCCTCtcacatctctttttctttcttggcCTCACGGGTGCTGCTTTTCAAGAAGTCGCTCCTGAGTAGCCGGTAAAACAGGACGATATTCATGGCCGTCATGATGGCCATGCCGACGCTGCCCAGCGTGTAGGCCAGGAGGGGCACATTGTCCCTGTTGAGCACCAGCCAGCGGGTCATCCAGGCCAGCGTGTTGATGCGGAAAACCACGTACGTGCCGAGGTTAATCATGCTGTTGACCCGGTACGGCGTACCGCCGGCGTTGTCGGCCATACGCAGCATCTGCCTGAGATGGAGGAACACGGAATTTAACTCCACCAACAGAGCAACCACAGCGAAACCCACGTAGCGGCAGGACAGCACAGACAGGCCGAAACAGGTGATCACCTGCAGGGAACGACAGAAAAGAATACAGGAGACACAGTTAATGTGTGAACACAGACGCAGAAAAGAATGTAACTCTGAACCTTCaatgctgtgaggcgacagcattcatctgaatttcatttatttcaaatctAGCCCCGAAAAGTCTCTGGATTCCTCAGGATGAGTAAGAAAATGTTTCTGGTGTAACCTGAATAACCTGCAGCCGCGGCAACCCAACCGTGGATCAGCCTCAGAGACACAAGGAAAGTGTGGAACACGTCTTTTCACACCGGGCCTCTCATGCGAGCGCCTGGAATGTCACAGCAGAATGAACACCCAACACTGCCGTTTCATCTCACACAcctgcgcatgtgtgtgtgttagtgtgtgtgtgcgtgtgtgagcgtACTTCTAAACTACAGAGTTTTCCAggaaaataacatttcatgCCAAGTTATTGTTAGTTTGCCTTGAATATAGATACACTACATGAGACTTGACCTTTGTTTGATCTAAGTGTTAAAACCAATAGTGCTCAATAGTCACATTTTTCGACATGCAGTGTCAAGAAAGGCAATTCACCACAACCATGTTATTCTAGCATTTAATTTGCTGCTGAATAAGGGActaaaataatagaataatgtTCTGACTTTCCATGaccaatgaaatatttttttttaaccacccAGTTTGACAAAAAgtagtttatttattcatatttgtgttttatttgtttcctACTTAGAGCTCTATTCATTTGAAAGTAAAAAAGCAGAAGTATTTGACTCATCTGGCAAAGATTCCTGTATTTACTCAACTTGGAAATGTacaaatctgaaaataaaaatatggtgATGTCACATTTTCTGACATCATCTCTTGCTAAATCTGCAGTAGGTTCCtgtttgtaaaaatagaattttacCCATGTACCACCATTTAATTAAGTCTTCTTCAACCCAAGATTCTATGCAAAAATCACCAAAGCAAACACATGGCTGTGAACCTCTGCTGTAATGACACATGATGACCGCTAGATGGCAGCAAAGcagcaagaaaaaacaaacaaatgggaAACATCCGTTGTCCTGAAAGGTCAGGAGAAAGGCTGACAGTAGGTCTCTGACGTGTGGTGACAGAAGTGAAACTGCAGTCACAAAGACATTCAAAGATTCACGAcggtgacaaacaaacaaacaaacaaacaaaaaagaaccaATGTCAAAACAGGCTTTTCTCAGGACTCCCGAGTGGATCTGGCACCCAAACGCCACCAGATTCCACAGCTTCATTCACACTCAGAGCACGATCATGGTGCAGCAAGAGGAGCGactgggttctggttctgtcaACACCAGAGCAGTCTTGTTCAACAGACTGTTTAAGAGCATTTAAGCGCGCCATGTTGCGAAGAAAACAGCGTCTGTTCACGGGTTTTACTGCAGCACGACACGCTGACCTTTAGCTTCAGTCACGCCTCAAATGGAGAAGCATCTTGTGTTTGTGCTCATGTGTTTTCGACTGATGTCACCGGATGCCCCCTCTGGTTTTGTCAACAGTCATGCAATGTGCTGCAGATGATTGGGCAACAGGGAAAGAGGAAATATCACTGGTCATTATTTCATGTGTCGACTGACAAAAGCCCCCTTTGGAAGTCAGGCGTTTGTCATCGCTTGTAATTCTTGGTTGTATGTTCCACTAGGAACTCCATCTACAACGTCTACAATACTTTACAACATATTCTTATTTTATGATTTGTACATTGCAGGTGGAGAAAACCCAGGAATCCCTGCCAGATGACTCAAATACTTC contains:
- the tlcd2 gene encoding TLC domain-containing protein 2, which codes for MDLSSVILTTGGSVGFFRFVNATIRELPVPESACRNAWKWTNIGTSFVHSCITAVWAVLCFFLHPQMAEDLIETHSVFSHALVSFSIGYFIYDFLDMVINQKLSQSWELLFHHMVVITCFGLSVLSCRYVGFAVVALLVELNSVFLHLRQMLRMADNAGGTPYRVNSMINLGTYVVFRINTLAWMTRWLVLNRDNVPLLAYTLGSVGMAIMTAMNIVLFYRLLRSDFLKSSTREAKKEKEM